From a single Oxalobacter vibrioformis genomic region:
- a CDS encoding HP0495 family protein, with protein sequence MQSNRNEELIEYPCDFPIKIMGATHDDFLTTVTNVVRIHAPDFDATTVETRTSTKGNYLSVTATIKATSRAQLDNLYMALTSHPMVKVVL encoded by the coding sequence ATGCAGTCCAATCGCAATGAAGAACTGATTGAATACCCCTGTGATTTTCCGATCAAGATCATGGGTGCCACGCATGATGATTTTCTGACGACCGTGACCAACGTGGTCCGGATCCATGCCCCGGATTTTGATGCCACGACGGTAGAGACCCGGACGTCGACAAAGGGCAATTACCTCAGTGTGACAGCAACGATCAAGGCAACCAGCCGCGCGCAGTTGGATAACCTTTATATGGCGCTCACATCACATCCGATGGTCAAAGTCGTTCTTTGA